DNA sequence from the Dreissena polymorpha isolate Duluth1 chromosome 3, UMN_Dpol_1.0, whole genome shotgun sequence genome:
gtagaAATCTACCGGCACTTACAgaggtggtggtggaggagggaAAATGATGGGGTGAGTTTTAATCTGGAATGTTATCCCGCCCCAAAGCGGAGAGATATAGAGTTGGAGATGTCGGTCTGTTACAAGTGTAAGCAATATTtttttggcggggatatcaatacAAGGAGTTTgcttatttattaacattttcaacCTGTTTTTTCTGAACTCTGACTGAATGTGATATGCAAGATAGTATTGACGCAATAAAGCTAGTCATATCGAAATCTTATCATAAAACATTGTTAAACTTTTCATTACACCAATGGCCAAGGAAAATTGTAGAAAATGTGAGCATAACACCAAgaatcaattaaataataaacactttgtcaatttttttcaaacCTTTTACCTTCCCTTGTTTACTTTGCAGACGTGGTGCACCCAGAGGTCGTGGTGCTCCAAGGGGTGGTGGTCTTAGAGGTCGCGGTGGCCCACCACAGGGTCGCGGTCGTGCCCCTGACCCGTACGACTCCTACCCCCCTCCTAGGCCCCGCCCTTATGAGAGGGACCCATACGCTGCGTACGATGACTATTACGCAAGACGCTACCCTGAGGACCGCCTCCCCCCACCCAGACACCCTGATGACCGTCTCTATGATCGTGCTGAACGTCTTCCACCACATGACCCCTATGACAGATACCCACCATCACGCTATCCGCCTCCCAGGGACCCATACGACCGGTACCCACCACCACCGAGACCAGCCCCTGCTGATCCCTATGAGAGGCCACCACCTGACTATTATAACAGGTTCAGGTAACTTGCCTTGAGAACCCAGTATTGTTCATGCAAGCATATATCAAGCTTTAAGATTGGACACGAAATGgatataaaatttattaataaaatactgGTTTTTCTTGATGGTTGTGTTGTCATGTGAATGGCCAAAAATATGCATTGACATCTGCTTTTGTTGGCAATTCATTAAATCAGGCTTTTTGTTCTGCAGGACGTTaacttattgtttgttttgttcataaaattgACTTCAAGGAATTGAGGTGGAACTTGTCCCTGCAATCTTAAATTCTACAGGTCCATACTAAGCAAGTTACTACTTTAATGATAAATTTGAGAACCTTTCCAGTGATTCCTTGAAATTGATTCTATGAGTTTGAATTAAAAATTTGTTGCTTGTTAAATTATTGTTGCATGGGTCAAAGTTTTCCGAGTAAAACGGGAATTCCGTTTTTTTTATTGCCGCCGAGGTCATTTTTCCAAGTCCAGCAAATCGGTTGAGAAAATTGGAGGGGGTATGGGCACCATATAGATAGCAGGGTCAGTTCAAGTAACTCAATAAAAACCGCCTGCAATGTATTCTAATAATCCAGATCTGCAGTTTGTAAAATTTACAGCGGTCAGAAGTTTCCTTTGATACCACACTACCAGAATTGGAATTATCATAAAGCTATAAATACAAATTACCCATATCTTTGTCCCGACAAAAAGCTTGCCAAATTTATATGGCAGTGTACAACTTCATGCCTTACATATAGAAAGCATGCCTGTATTGATTTTAGGATAATAACATTGTAACACAAAGAACATTTAGATCAGTTTATTTGGGTTTTGTCCCCCCACCAGGGCTTTGCTCTGCACCCTCCGCAGGCCCTTGTGGCTCCCTAGACCCCGCAGAAATTTCCGGTTTTCAGGCATTTTCAACTTTCAcccatgtttttgtttaaaattaaaatttaataatttcaatcaGGAATGAAGTTGAATGTATATTTAATTTGGCATAGCCACTTCATAACAGATAGCTATATTTAATTTCAGAGCCTATGATGGGTATGATGACCCACCAAGGTGAGGACGTGATCTTTGTTGTTTAGCACACTGTAGCCATAGGTTGTTCCATGGCTTTCAACCTTTCAGTTTGTGTGTCATACTAAAGACCACTTCACAACTATTGAAGATCATTCACTGATGTTTCCAATAAAAGTGCTGAAAGCCTTCAGTGTATCACATGTggacaaaattcttttttttcttcctttaaataatactaaaaactaattaaataaacagaaaaaccACAATCAATAGTTCCTCAGAATGCATAttcttttccaattttttttttaagaattttaaaataaatacaaacatgatGTATCTTTATTAACAAATCTACATTCAGTGAACTGTTCTAAGGCTCTTTGAAATTATATATGTGCAGACTTACCTTTACATTTTCAACCTGTATGTAGTTACCAAGTGCTGGTTCTTCACAGAAAACGGACACAAGAGTGTCTCTATAAGTTTTTagatacaataaaacaaaatggtTTAACACCAATCTGTACTATATTATAAACTGTAAATCTAAAGGCCCCCAATTCTTACAGACGCCCTGCAGAGTCCATGCTGCCTCAAGCCAGACCCTCGGCTAATGGCTATGATGACAGGCCTCTTCCACGGGAACCTCCTGCACCGGGGACAGGCTCCGAGGCCTTTAGTAGCTCCTACTCCAGCTACTACGACCGCTTCTACAAGCCTGGGGGTGGGGCAAATGGGTCTGCACCCTCTGCTCGCCCTGGGGGCCCCCCTGCCCCCTCCAGAGGTGGCGGGGCCGGTCGCCCCTCCCCCTACGCCAACCAGGCAGGACACCCAGGACAGGGCCGCCCAGGACAAGGCCGTCCTACAGACCAGCAGCAGGCACTTCAGACTGGACCAATATATTTTTAAGGAATGCTGGCAGCTACTCATTTTAGTTTTATCATTGTGTTGTAATTTCCATTGTGTAATACAAATGTTCATGTTAATAGCTAAACATGTTTTCCCGCTTTCTTGACAAAACAGTATGTTCGACAGTATGGAACATCATGGAATATATTTGATGCACTTTCATTTGAGTTGTTTGTACaattttgtgttcattatgttatactttttcttttaaatatgtcTGCAATTCAGAGTCTCAGCAGTGGGAATGAGCATCATTCAGGCCTTTTTGTGTGAACATTATCTCAATGATAAGGTTGTCTCACATTTGTTTCTGTTGTCATTTGTCCGAATTTTAAGCAATGATATTTCATAAAGCCTAATAGGTATTTGAATGATTAAATCACCTcattaatttaaacaagcaaaaataaattAGTTTTAATTAGTAAAGTAGAACAAATGTTTCATGTTATCATTTTGTAAATAGTTCATACATATGCTAAAATCATGTTTTGTCACACTTTTGGATAATTAATGATAATAAACATTGTCACAAATCAAGTATTTCCTTGTACATCATTCAAACACGCCCAATGGATATTAGTAATAATCGACgtaaataaaccactgtggaataaattttcctctatttcggcagtgctgaaatatagctgtcacgcgcggcggagaatgatcatattactcggaatcaactataatcATTtcagtaaaatcgaatcagattcaacaaaacaaacaatttgataccaagatgtaatatattttaaacaaataatgcaacacaaaaagcaaaaaaaacattacaaatattaagtgcgcgtactcgtgacatcattattaacacgtcatacgacacgaTGCATGTTCTTTcgcgctaaagctgcagttgttcagtgtttttttcattatttcttaaaaatcggggacgtagaggtatgataaacagaaaaacgggttagttactgatctttttgtaatgtattaggctcggcacgattaaaataatgaaacaatgtttgcttaaaataactttgggattttccgtgtaactctctgattatactcctttaattgacgtttcggcataatgcctttatcaaaacaatgcaaattatatgttaactactcgttacgtcttttgactgcacaatttaaataacaaggaaactgtttttaaacgtcaaataacgttgtacatgatgacgtcataactgacgttatataaaatggcgccacaaatgtaaaaattcgccaaaaatgaaatgactctAAATTTACGCatgtgaattaagcccagttttctcagaacacgacacatttaatcaaatatatttataatattttacgtAGATATggatagaaataattaaattcattaaataagtttaccctatttaatttttgATAACAAGTTTacgtaaattataattaaatatgatgatgattattttattgtaaaatatcaatttattaaatatataaagcacacatttgacATAAGATTGagacaaaatatgtgtttaaagtcatttcatttttggcgaatttttacatttttagcgCCATTTTATATTACGTCAGTTATGACaatcatcatgtacaacgtcatttgacgtttaaaacattttctttgttatttaaattgtgcagtaaAAAGACGTTAACATGTAGtaaacatataatttccattgttttgataaaggcattatgccgaaacgtcaattaaaggagtataatcagagagttataataatttaatatcccttaggataattcaactgagcttacatgtttccgtgtagttcgattttcctattctatttttaaagaaataatttacaactaagaaaattgatgggataaatcgaatactaggtcggtgccgaataaagcaaagtcaaaaataaactgctttattcggcaccgacctagtattctctgtAAGTTGCGCACGTTCCCTATATgagtaaaatgaaataatatgttCGTGTCTTACCTGTAACTTCATCAAGTAAGATTGGATTTTGAAATGATGTGTTGGCATATTTATTTAGCCGCCcgaggtttcgtggtctcattagctaaCATTGTAGCTTCCGACCAGACTGCTCATATTAAACAATAACCATTTCCGTATAACGCGGCTCCTAAAATGTAATGAAAGTAGAAGCGTTTCGTGTAAGAATGGTTCGtagaaatgtacatgtatcaaaATATCCAGACGAGGTTGCTCAAAGGCAATATATGCCACATAGCACAAAGGCAATATATGCCACATACAGTGAAGtcgtataaaaaaaaactgttcacAGTAAAATTTAATGAACATCCATACACGTTAAcaagaacaaaatattttttcagcAATTATTATCCAACTTGCCGTGGTAGGTCTGATGAACAGGCGAAATGGCAAGGCATTTAAGGCAACATAATTGCTTTGTGATCGATATAAggatttaataaaaacaaattcgtTTATATGATTGTCATCCCTCATCTGCCTTTAACCATGTCACACGTGGGTGTCGCCGGCATTTTCAAAGTTAGATATCCGACTGCGAGACACTGCTTTGATGGTTCCCTAAAATCAGGTACGTGGTAGTATCCAACTGAAATAGCATGGATTCAAAACGATTGCATTTTATAAATGCTCTGTTTCACTGGATAATGTCACCATTGTAGTGGAATTTCTAGTTTTCCGCGCAGGTTGAGAATTTATGGTAAGTGTTCGAGTGATTGATTAGATCTGTCTAATGGTAAAggacaaaaaaaaagaaatataaataacaatactcAATCAAGAAACCTCGCTAATGGGGTCCGTCCATCTGCTTCAATGAACAGGTACCCAATGACCATGAtgaattgttatattatatataattaatgtattgtaaaaaatgtgttacaataacacacaataggcaagacaaattatacattgaagacgaatatcataaaatgcagcaaagacacattagcgctccgagccgattgtgacgaagatatttcctacaataacctaagcattcgtctttttagaaagtgttcgtgtgtcgtttgaatagatatcattgcagaaattaaaaatgaaccgttaaactaaatttagattcacatcgtacatgcatgatttacatgctggcgaattcgactgtacagacatttacgatttcagaattaaacatctggcttatttcgcattttttgacatatgttcttctttactttaattatatattgaaatatatgtttaataagtattttttacaccttttatataaattaataaatattagaCAAAATCGTATTATCTCGCTTTAAAAAGGTTAGACAATACGTCAGGCGCATCCATTTTGGTTTTGTATTATGGTTgatatacatttaattataccTTTTTGTCGTCATCCCGTTTTCGCATGATGAAGTTTTTCTGCGAAGAAAGTTCACTGAATGTAGACTCTGATATTTGAACGTGTAGAGCTGCAAcgtaaaatattgattataaacGCTATCATAACACCCGATGCGACTCgggctacatgtacatgtatgttgttcaAGACGCCTTGGGTTGACGGGGTTACGCTGTGTGGACGGTACGGTGGTACTATGTTTAAGTATAACATTTGGTTAGGGGTTACTCTTGCAAGGCTTTGTATGACGTAACAGGACTGTGCCGATTCTAGAACAAAATGCAACATCTCCCCACCTCTTATTTTGATTCCGAGAACATATCAGTCTTTGCACATGGCGAAGTCTTGAAGTAGTCGTATTTCGGAAACAACCGTCTAACATCTTAGTGCATCTTGGAATGAACTGTTTTGACGATGTTTCGATTACTGTTGAGTGCAACGGATACATCAGCTCATTTTGTTAAAcgtaattattaataaataaatgaatattgatTAAGTATACTCAAGCCCGGTATTCTCGCGGTATTGCGTTTATAGCCCACTTTCctgtgtttaaaaacaaacatttgcgacttacttgttaaatctgcaagAAAAAATCTCCCGCTGCTAAAATCAATCGATTCTTGGTAATGTTATGCATATACATGATGGAGAAAGTAGCTTGAAGCCGAATCTACTAAAAATCCATCGCGGAACGATATTTCCCATTCAACTTCTTCACTTTTTGGAAAACAAAATTGCGAACGTATGCTTGCAGGTGCTTGGGTCAGGCATACGCATTACCGGTATGGCTTTACTTCTTTGGGTTGAAAATCACTTTCTAAAACTTATCGTTGTTTTCAGGCtctaacaatatttgaatttgccgagtttaattgatttttttaaagaaaaaaatggaatcatgtttaaaaaatacagtTATATTTTTggtcttaaattgaatttatttgtaATGATATCAACTTAATTGATTGAATTTTTGATGGTATGTCAGATCTTCGTTTATTCATGTTCGATTGTATTTTAGTACTATCTATACATTTTTTTACCGTGGACACACCCAATCGAATTATTAGATATGAATATGCAAATACTTtaacacccccggaaacccgatacaccccctgtacgtcgatatttcaaactgaagaaacaaatggcgacagaaataaagacttcagtcatttatttctaagaatAAAGACttcagtcatttatttctaagaacgCGTTTATTTATGTTTAGTTGTCACAtgataaacgtttcttttttataaaatgttttttgcctgatacaatgcgctaataaacccattacaattaaaacaattacgtcaaaataaaatgaatatgtttgaaaatcttgaaaaattaaatgaaattgtcgaaaggttaaggccaaaaaaaattgtaatcgaaggtttttaatgttttaatgcttggacttaaATGTATTTACCTTTCATGTATGTATGCAAAGAAAAGtattggcgtaaatgctcgaaaacgcaatatattcgtatttgtttaggacaaaaatatacaaattggataatgacctaactagtgtatggataattccaaactaacatcaagaagtcgatggataatgaccaaactgccagATGTCTTTATGTCAGTTTGGATTCATCCTTAAAGTTTaatacccgtcctgcaaacacatcaTTTTAACACAGACACACACTAGGTGTTAAAAggaaaattttaaaggacattcctgatataatttggcatatctctgatacagtttcgttcgctcttttgtcaattaacgtgtaaataattcaacacataggtcgcatttcatgtaaattaaaaattttcgaagacaaatttatcgtttttttactagaaaactattaaatcattgcaaaattcaaaacacctgtgtgtgtcagacattcactTTCACATATGTAGAAAAATTACGTCATTgtagttactaaattagcagaaatgataaaatagtaatctacctttcagtttcagtttcggcccaatttttttttcttcagtttgaattatccaactgagtttggattatcgacgtacagggggtgcgATATGCTATGAAAAGTTGGATGTGCTTGGAAAAGTTACCGATAGATTtcgctgaatttcggtagggaaAG
Encoded proteins:
- the LOC127871704 gene encoding proline-rich proteoglycan 2-like isoform X1, translating into MPIKIFVGNLSSDTTSEDIRPLFESYGKVVECDVLRNFGFVHMANEGEADAAINELSGSVIHGQRINVEKSTGTYRGGGGGGKMMGRGAPRGRGAPRGGGLRGRGGPPQGRGRAPDPYDSYPPPRPRPYERDPYAAYDDYYARRYPEDRLPPPRHPDDRLYDRAERLPPHDPYDRYPPSRYPPPRDPYDRYPPPPRPAPADPYERPPPDYYNRFRAYDGYDDPPRRPAESMLPQARPSANGYDDRPLPREPPAPGTGSEAFSSSYSSYYDRFYKPGGGANGSAPSARPGGPPAPSRGGGAGRPSPYANQAGHPGQGRPGQGRPTDQQQALQTGPIYF
- the LOC127871704 gene encoding RNA-binding protein 4.1-like isoform X3, producing the protein MPIKIFVGNLSSDTTSEDIRPLFESYGKVVECDVLRNFGFVHMANEGEADAAINELSGSVIHGQRINVEKSTGTYRGGGGGGKMMGRGAPRGRGAPRGGGLRGRGGPPQGRGRAPDPYDSYPPPRPRPYERDPYAAYDDYYARRYPEDRLPPPRHPDDRLYDRAERLPPHDPYDRYPPSRYPPPRDPYDRYPPPPRPAPADPYERPPPDYYNRFRRPAESMLPQARPSANGYDDRPLPREPPAPGTGSEAFSSSYSSYYDRFYKPGGGANGSAPSARPGGPPAPSRGGGAGRPSPYANQAGHPGQGRPGQGRPTDQQQALQTGPIYF
- the LOC127871704 gene encoding RNA-binding protein lark-like isoform X2, yielding MPIKIFVGNLSSDTTSEDIRPLFESYGKVVECDVLRNFGFVHMANEGEADAAINELSGSVIHGQRINVEKSTGTYRGGGGGGKMMGRGAPRGRGAPRGGGLRGRGGPPQGRGRAPDPYDSYPPPRPRPYERDPYAAYDDYYARRYPEDRLPPPRHPDDRLYDRAERLPPHDPYDRYPPSRYPPPRDPYDRYPPPPRPAPADPYERPPPDYYNRAYDGYDDPPRRPAESMLPQARPSANGYDDRPLPREPPAPGTGSEAFSSSYSSYYDRFYKPGGGANGSAPSARPGGPPAPSRGGGAGRPSPYANQAGHPGQGRPGQGRPTDQQQALQTGPIYF
- the LOC127871704 gene encoding RNA-binding protein 4.1-like isoform X4, which translates into the protein MPIKIFVGNLSSDTTSEDIRPLFESYGKVVECDVLRNFGFVHMANEGEADAAINELSGSVIHGQRINVEKSTGTYRGGGGGGKMMGRGAPRGRGAPRGGGLRGRGGPPQGRGRAPDPYDSYPPPRPRPYERDPYAAYDDYYARRYPEDRLPPPRHPDDRLYDRAERLPPHDPYDRYPPSRYPPPRDPYDRYPPPPRPAPADPYERPPPDYYNRRPAESMLPQARPSANGYDDRPLPREPPAPGTGSEAFSSSYSSYYDRFYKPGGGANGSAPSARPGGPPAPSRGGGAGRPSPYANQAGHPGQGRPGQGRPTDQQQALQTGPIYF